Proteins co-encoded in one Cytophaga hutchinsonii ATCC 33406 genomic window:
- a CDS encoding M48 family metalloprotease, with translation MLTLLSYHQKVLDHFKHQTKTWDFFTASQNKDEQLNQYKTELLKNTYKFDPEKDTSIYEKVAKSKQVLGLDINVYVYQAQYSDELNASVGFVNNEAHIVFSGQIIQLLDDDELLTVIAHELSHIKLYTMQGGDPEVAARIITAISNNYDSESSYMETARLFRLYTEIFCDRGAYEVQGSTGPVITSLVKTATGLKQVNAESYIKQAEEIFSADQQLKAASISHPENFIRARAIHLWHEKKEAAEEEIIRMIEGVTDIDALDIFKQKELAACTRQFLQLYLKPNWFRSTLVVSQAKQYFVDFSWDDKIILEETFITRMEKAHESVKNYFSYVLLDFALLDSTLEEIPFGWAFQFAEDIDIKETFDAVVKKELNLSDKKLQQHKQKTLSAFYNVKEGDGEQIYEG, from the coding sequence ATGCTTACATTGCTTTCCTATCATCAAAAAGTGCTTGATCATTTTAAGCATCAGACAAAAACCTGGGATTTTTTTACAGCCAGTCAAAACAAAGATGAACAGCTTAATCAATATAAAACGGAGCTGTTAAAAAATACATACAAGTTCGATCCGGAGAAAGATACTTCCATCTATGAAAAGGTAGCTAAGTCGAAACAGGTCCTGGGACTTGATATCAATGTGTATGTATATCAGGCGCAGTATTCGGATGAACTGAATGCGAGCGTAGGTTTTGTGAATAATGAAGCACACATAGTTTTCAGCGGACAAATTATTCAGCTGCTGGATGATGATGAATTGCTAACGGTGATTGCACATGAACTGAGTCACATCAAACTGTATACCATGCAGGGAGGAGATCCGGAAGTAGCTGCGCGTATTATTACAGCAATTTCAAATAATTACGATAGTGAATCTTCGTACATGGAAACGGCACGGCTTTTCAGATTATATACGGAAATTTTTTGTGATCGTGGTGCGTATGAAGTGCAGGGAAGTACCGGACCGGTAATTACCTCTTTGGTTAAAACAGCAACAGGCCTGAAACAGGTAAATGCAGAGAGTTACATCAAACAGGCGGAAGAAATTTTTTCTGCCGATCAGCAGCTAAAAGCCGCAAGCATTTCACATCCTGAAAATTTTATACGTGCCAGGGCTATTCACTTATGGCATGAAAAAAAAGAAGCAGCAGAAGAGGAGATCATTCGTATGATCGAAGGTGTAACGGATATTGATGCGCTCGACATTTTTAAGCAAAAAGAACTGGCAGCATGTACACGTCAGTTTCTGCAGTTGTACCTTAAGCCCAATTGGTTTAGAAGTACACTGGTTGTAAGCCAGGCAAAACAGTATTTTGTAGATTTTTCCTGGGATGACAAAATAATTCTGGAGGAAACATTTATTACCCGTATGGAAAAAGCACACGAAAGTGTAAAGAATTATTTTTCGTATGTGCTGCTTGATTTTGCATTGCTTGACAGTACGCTGGAAGAAATACCTTTTGGCTGGGCCTTCCAGTTTGCAGAAGATATAGATATAAAGGAAACATTTGATGCCGTTGTTAAGAAGGAATTAAACCTGAGTGATAAAAAACTTCAGCAGCATAAACAAAAAACATTATCTGCCTTTTATAATGTGAAAGAAGGTGATGGCGAACAGATTTACGAAGGATAA
- a CDS encoding nucleoside recognition domain-containing protein, with the protein MVLSRFWLAIFISSLLFVLVSLFTGSFYSLEYSLTGKKDDLKIISEKYLSELPVALQDSLKASPAHSVVINDTSFVYEKSVVKIYHGKQQADGLLTTCKNTITDIIIPLIAYLAFFCGLLQLLIDSGASEKLAVLISPVFVKIFPEIPKNHPSISYMTLNFAANFLGLDSAATPFGLKAMESLQELNKNKEVASNSQIMFMCLHAAGLTLIPTSIIGYRAAQNATNPADVMLPCIITSFIGTIAALLIVGIRQKINFKSASLILSIGLLSGVIISLLLFINTLDLISKNHFTANLSNVLMFGIILFILVYALAKEKVFDAQGKNVFSSFVEGATSGARTGFTVFPYVLGMLVAISLFRNSGLFEIITTKLASFFLLFDLNKSIVDALPVALLRPFSSGGSRGFMIDAMNTYGPDSLTGRLSCIFQCAAETTFYVIAVYFGSINIKNVRYTLTTMLWVDFICVLAAIFVSVLFFGLS; encoded by the coding sequence ATGGTTTTAAGCAGGTTCTGGCTCGCGATATTTATTTCTTCGTTATTATTTGTACTTGTATCCTTATTCACCGGTTCTTTTTATAGTCTGGAATATAGCTTAACGGGTAAGAAGGATGACCTGAAAATTATTTCTGAAAAGTACCTTTCCGAACTTCCGGTTGCGCTTCAGGACAGCCTGAAAGCAAGCCCGGCGCACAGCGTTGTGATCAACGATACCAGTTTTGTGTACGAAAAATCGGTTGTGAAAATCTATCACGGCAAACAGCAGGCAGACGGGCTTTTAACCACCTGTAAAAATACCATTACAGATATCATCATTCCGCTGATCGCTTACCTGGCCTTCTTCTGCGGGCTGCTGCAATTACTTATCGATTCGGGTGCTTCTGAAAAACTAGCGGTGCTGATCAGTCCGGTTTTTGTAAAGATCTTTCCTGAGATCCCTAAAAATCATCCGTCTATATCCTACATGACCCTGAATTTTGCGGCTAACTTTCTTGGTCTGGATTCTGCAGCCACACCCTTTGGATTAAAGGCTATGGAAAGCTTACAGGAGCTGAACAAAAACAAAGAGGTAGCAAGTAATTCCCAGATCATGTTTATGTGCCTGCATGCAGCCGGACTTACCTTAATACCAACATCCATTATCGGTTACAGAGCGGCGCAAAACGCCACCAATCCCGCCGATGTAATGCTGCCGTGTATCATTACATCGTTTATCGGTACCATTGCAGCGTTGCTGATTGTTGGTATCCGTCAGAAAATAAATTTCAAAAGTGCTTCGCTCATTCTTTCCATCGGTTTATTATCCGGCGTTATAATTTCGCTGCTGTTATTTATTAATACCCTGGACCTGATTTCAAAAAATCATTTTACAGCCAACCTGTCTAATGTACTCATGTTTGGCATCATCCTGTTTATTCTGGTATATGCTCTTGCAAAAGAAAAAGTATTTGATGCGCAAGGGAAAAATGTATTTTCATCCTTTGTAGAAGGAGCTACATCCGGTGCCCGGACAGGCTTTACGGTGTTTCCCTATGTACTGGGAATGCTTGTAGCCATTTCGTTGTTCCGCAACAGTGGTTTGTTTGAAATTATTACAACAAAACTGGCCAGTTTCTTCCTGCTGTTTGATCTCAATAAATCCATTGTAGATGCACTTCCCGTGGCCTTGCTGCGGCCTTTCAGCTCAGGTGGTTCGAGAGGTTTTATGATTGATGCCATGAATACGTATGGCCCCGATTCCTTAACCGGCCGTTTGTCCTGTATCTTCCAGTGTGCTGCCGAAACAACATTCTATGTGATCGCTGTTTATTTTGGAAGCATAAACATTAAAAACGTACGTTACACATTAACGACTATGCTTTGGGTAGATTTTATCTGCGTGCTGGCAGCCATCTTTGTAAGCGTGTTGTTTTTTGGGTTAAGTTAA
- a CDS encoding VOC family protein, producing MKKVTGIGGVFFKCDDPKKMKEWYAKNLGIESGEYGAAFNWVQDDKVDPTGCTAWNIVDRNTKYFEPSKKDFMINYRVENLVALVEQLKTDGVTIIDEIASYDYGKFVHILDPEGNTIELWEPA from the coding sequence ATGAAAAAAGTAACCGGTATTGGAGGGGTTTTCTTCAAATGCGATGATCCGAAAAAGATGAAAGAATGGTATGCCAAAAACCTGGGAATAGAAAGCGGTGAATACGGCGCTGCATTCAACTGGGTACAGGACGATAAAGTTGACCCAACGGGTTGTACAGCCTGGAATATAGTTGACCGCAATACGAAATACTTCGAGCCTTCCAAAAAAGATTTCATGATCAATTACCGGGTTGAAAATCTGGTTGCGTTGGTAGAACAATTGAAAACAGATGGTGTAACGATCATTGATGAGATAGCATCATACGATTACGGTAAATTCGTGCACATACTCGATCCGGAAGGCAATACTATTGAACTCTGGGAACCTGCCTGA
- a CDS encoding amidase family protein, with translation MKKKINCITDLKSVEELLAEADVLDNKINEGIYLGPLHGIPMTIKDTFDVKGMKSCNGDPLLRNNIAEKDAYLISQLKDAGAIIIGKTNLPLLAIDWISDNFWFGRTNNPYDLTRVPRRKLRRLCSCFSCRVYTTGTR, from the coding sequence ATGAAAAAAAAAATCAACTGCATTACAGACCTGAAATCTGTAGAAGAATTATTGGCTGAAGCAGACGTACTGGATAATAAAATAAATGAAGGTATTTACCTTGGCCCCTTGCATGGCATACCTATGACTATTAAAGATACATTTGATGTGAAAGGAATGAAGAGCTGCAACGGAGATCCTCTTTTGCGGAATAATATTGCTGAAAAAGACGCGTATTTAATTTCACAACTTAAAGATGCGGGTGCCATAATAATTGGAAAAACGAATTTGCCCTTATTAGCGATTGATTGGATAAGCGATAACTTTTGGTTTGGAAGAACAAACAACCCATATGATCTCACACGTGTACCCCGGCGGAAGCTCAGGCGGCTCTGCAGCTGCTTTAGCTGCAGGGTTTACACCACTGGAACTAGGTAG
- a CDS encoding amidase family protein — MISHVYPGGSSGGSAAALAAGFTPLELGSDAGGSVRVLAHFCGVCGLRPTDGLFSNDGQFKFPGKAKGLRYITVPGPMARNITDLKILFDVFYANRLSKNHAPLNIEKFPYDKNRPLKIAYSNTIHNVEVDSAYKQVFTAFIEKLKQDGHTVTEEQPDFNYKESYLNWATIMGFDFGINMPGIPLEKYVMWLFMFFKYRDYDWATGMKRGIGGNIKSYANALEFRDELSNIFENFLTKYDIWLTPVSSDCAFHHQRTGKPFLMNRPEIG, encoded by the coding sequence ATGATCTCACACGTGTACCCCGGCGGAAGCTCAGGCGGCTCTGCAGCTGCTTTAGCTGCAGGGTTTACACCACTGGAACTAGGTAGTGATGCAGGAGGTTCCGTGCGCGTACTTGCCCATTTTTGCGGCGTTTGCGGCTTACGGCCAACCGATGGATTATTTTCAAACGACGGACAATTTAAATTCCCGGGAAAAGCGAAAGGTCTGCGTTATATAACTGTTCCCGGACCAATGGCCAGAAATATAACCGATCTTAAAATTCTTTTTGATGTTTTCTATGCGAACAGGTTATCCAAAAATCATGCTCCGTTAAATATTGAAAAATTTCCTTACGATAAAAACAGACCCTTGAAAATTGCCTATTCAAATACCATCCATAATGTTGAGGTAGATTCAGCATATAAACAGGTATTTACTGCATTCATAGAAAAATTAAAACAGGATGGGCACACGGTTACAGAAGAACAGCCTGACTTTAATTACAAGGAAAGCTACCTGAACTGGGCAACGATTATGGGTTTTGATTTTGGTATCAACATGCCGGGAATTCCATTGGAAAAGTATGTAATGTGGTTATTTATGTTTTTCAAATATCGCGATTACGACTGGGCTACAGGTATGAAAAGAGGTATTGGCGGGAACATCAAGTCGTATGCAAATGCATTGGAATTCAGAGACGAATTAAGTAACATCTTTGAAAACTTTCTAACAAAATACGACATCTGGTTAACACCTGTTTCGTCTGATTGTGCCTTCCATCATCAGCGCACCGGCAAACCCTTCCTCATGAATCGTCCTGAAATAGGTTGA
- a CDS encoding integrase core domain-containing protein — MDTESMIKAFEMGLKNRKYPDSKLIHHSDRGLQYCSKEYVALSNSNGVSISMTEQSDPYENALAERMNRTLKEEFGLGQKIITRQVAKELTEQAIQLYNNVRPHLSLKMKTPEMVH; from the coding sequence ATGGATACAGAATCCATGATAAAAGCGTTTGAAATGGGATTGAAAAATAGAAAGTATCCTGATTCAAAATTGATTCATCATTCTGACAGAGGGCTTCAGTATTGCAGTAAAGAATATGTAGCATTGTCAAATAGCAATGGAGTAAGCATAAGTATGACCGAACAATCTGACCCTTATGAAAATGCGTTAGCTGAAAGGATGAATAGAACGCTCAAAGAAGAATTTGGATTAGGTCAAAAAATAATAACCAGACAAGTAGCAAAAGAGCTTACTGAGCAAGCAATACAATTATATAATAACGTAAGACCTCATTTATCATTAAAAATGAAAACGCCAGAAATGGTGCATTAA
- a CDS encoding IS3 family transposase, with protein sequence MEKTGKRVYVKRTQKDYSLAFKLQLVDEVEKGDLTYKQAQLKYGIQGRSTVLTWLRKHGRLDWKESDQMKKKAPNKQIKELERKLKRLEAEKEILNAAIDIADELFDTEIRKKYLPLSEAAFKEKGNKEDLSQ encoded by the coding sequence ATGGAAAAGACAGGAAAAAGAGTTTATGTAAAGCGGACTCAAAAAGATTACAGTTTAGCCTTTAAACTACAATTAGTAGATGAAGTAGAAAAAGGGGACTTAACCTACAAGCAGGCACAATTGAAATATGGTATCCAGGGAAGAAGTACCGTATTGACTTGGTTACGAAAACATGGTAGATTGGATTGGAAAGAATCTGACCAGATGAAAAAGAAGGCCCCCAATAAGCAAATCAAAGAACTGGAGCGTAAACTAAAACGCCTGGAAGCCGAGAAAGAAATTCTCAATGCCGCTATTGACATAGCAGATGAGCTGTTTGATACAGAAATCAGAAAAAAGTATTTGCCCCTCTCAGAAGCCGCTTTCAAAGAGAAGGGGAACAAAGAAGATTTATCACAGTAA
- a CDS encoding TatD family hydrolase codes for MGIIETHIHLYSDEYKADRNALIQQAIDAGVEAFYMPNVDVHSIEPMFAVEKDFPQHCFAMMGLHPCYVKEDYKEQLAVIERQLASRTFVALGEVGIDLHWDKSFLAQQQDALNIQAEWALKYNLPIVIHSREANAESLEVLKPYMQRGLRGVFHCFSGSLAEVTLLKTYGWMIGIGGVITYKKAGLDTLIEEIGIGQVVLETDGPYLAPVPYRGKRNEPAYIDIIAQKIGDVLHMPKEAVVEQTTANSRLLFGNSFRNSK; via the coding sequence ATGGGAATTATAGAAACACACATTCATTTGTATTCAGATGAATATAAAGCAGACCGCAATGCGCTTATTCAACAGGCGATTGATGCAGGCGTAGAAGCCTTTTATATGCCGAATGTGGATGTACATTCAATTGAACCGATGTTTGCGGTAGAAAAAGATTTTCCGCAACATTGTTTTGCCATGATGGGTCTGCATCCCTGTTATGTAAAAGAAGATTATAAAGAGCAGCTGGCGGTTATTGAGCGGCAGCTGGCAAGCCGCACGTTTGTTGCGCTGGGTGAAGTTGGGATTGATCTGCATTGGGATAAAAGTTTTCTTGCACAGCAGCAGGACGCATTGAATATACAGGCGGAGTGGGCGTTGAAATACAATCTGCCGATTGTGATTCACAGCAGGGAAGCAAATGCCGAATCGCTGGAAGTATTGAAACCCTATATGCAACGGGGTTTACGTGGCGTATTTCATTGTTTTTCCGGTTCCCTTGCTGAAGTTACCCTGCTAAAGACCTATGGCTGGATGATTGGCATCGGCGGCGTGATAACCTATAAAAAAGCGGGATTGGATACACTGATTGAAGAGATCGGCATCGGGCAGGTAGTACTTGAAACCGATGGTCCGTATCTGGCACCCGTGCCATACCGGGGCAAACGCAATGAACCGGCGTACATTGATATAATTGCGCAAAAGATAGGAGATGTGCTTCATATGCCGAAAGAAGCAGTAGTGGAACAGACGACGGCTAACAGCAGGCTTTTATTTGGAAATAGCTTCAGAAATTCCAAATAA